The genomic interval GTTGATCAGATGGAGAGCGGAGAGCTGAGTCTGGAGGAGATGATTAAACATTTCGAAGAGGGGTCGAAACTGGTTGAGGTCTGCACGAAGAAGCTTAATGAGGTTGAGCAGAAGATTGAAAAGCTTGTGAAAAAGGATGGGGAGCTGCAGGAAGTCCCGTTTGAGGTGGAAGAGTAGATGACGCGTCAAAGAACAGTGCTGATCGGTTTTTGCGTGCTGATGGTAGGCAGTGCTTTCATTTCGGCGCTGAACCGTCAGCGGACTTCTGAAGAGCCGGCTCATCGGCGTACGGATATTCCCGAGTCGCATTTCACTCCGCGGCAGCGGCCGGTTTCGGCGCATAATCCGGCGCGGGCATACAGCGATGCGATTGCGGATGCCATTGACAAAGTGATGCCGTCCGTGGTGGTGATCCGTACGCAGAACCTGACGCTGAAACGGGAGCGGGTTGCGCTGGATCCCTTTGGGATTTACCAGGGATATAGAAATGTTGAAGAGCACAATAAGGGAGAGGGGTCCGGTGTAATCATTGATGAGCAGGGCCATGTGCTGACCAGTTGGCATGTCATTGAAAATGCGGTTGGCGGTGAGGTGATTCTGAACGATGGAACCCGGATGAGTGCTGTGGTGGTGGGGTATGATAAAGCTACGGATCTGGCGGTTCTGAAAATCAAGGATGCCGGGAATGACTGTCCGGCGGTTGAGTTCGGCGATTCGGATCGCGTGCGGGTGGGAGAAGTGGCGATTGCGATCGGTTCCCCGTTCAGCCTGCAACGCACGGCAACGGTGGGGCATGTGAGTTCCAAAGGGCGGAAGGTTGATATTCTGCCTTATGAGGATTTTATCCAGACCGATGCGGCCATCAATGAAGGCAACAGTGGCGGGCCTCTGGTGGATGCGGATGGACGGATGATCGGCATTAATACGGCGAAAAAGACGGATGATCAGCAGAAAGGTGTCGGTATTGCTTTTGCGGTTCCTTCAAATCTGGCGATGGTGGTTGCAAAATCGATTATTGAAACCGGTAAGCATGAGTGGCCGTGGATTGGTGTGACTTTCAGGAATAAGGATCAGGCCTATCGCGATGAGATGTATGGCGGAACGGGAGCCTATATTGACCAGGTCTGGAATAATACACCGGCTTCCCGGGCGGAGCTGATTCCCGGAACATCGGTTCTGGCGGTGGATGGCAGGAAGGTCGAGAGTGTTGAGGATATTGACCGTATTATTTTCAGTAAGTCAGTGGGCGACACGGTTCGTTTTACATTGGAATACGAAGAAGGGCAGTTCGATGTCGAACTGCCCCTTGAAAAGTTTCCCGGATCGCTTTTCAATTAGTCGTCGCGCAGTCCGCGTATAACGGCCTGATCGAAGCCGAGCGGAACCAGGAATTCGCTCATCAGCCATTCCGGCGGTGTATTGTCGATTTCCGCTTGCGTGCAGAATTCAATGTAGGCTTGCCAGGCCTCCTTATGTGCGAGCAGCGGAGGCAGCACAGAACGGGCTGAGGATCCATTCACAATAGCGGCTGAAATACGTTGCTGTGCTTCCGCATTACGGACATACTGTGCCAGCTTTTCTGCGCTGATATCCGGTCGGAGATCAGCCAGTGTACGGACTTTGGTTTTCTGCAAATCCGTCATCGTCGGCGGATAGCTGAAATGGCGGTAGGCTTCCGCTGCTTCCGGGAAACCGTTTTCTTCAAAGAAAGCGATTCGCTTATTGGTTTTCTGTACGGGGTCGCTCCAGGCCTTGCCGAGATAGACCATCTCAGTGAGGCCGGAAGAGAAACCGGCCAACCACCCCAGGCGACCGTTTTCTACATCCTGCGGAAGCGTGAAAACATGATGTCCAATCATGATGCGGTGCTGATCGCCGGGGGAGTCGAGCACTTCAATATAGATTTTGGTGCGGGCGTCCAGATAGTCCTGTGCTGCGCGGCGGGGATAGAGCTGATTGCCGAATACGGGCCAGGCCAGTGCCATGGTGCGCAGAGCGAGGTCGTTGTCCGGTTTGGCAATATAGCCGTTCTTTACTCCGGTCTCCAGCAGGATGTCCTTGTGCGAAAACTTAGGCAGCAGCAAAGAGGTCCGTTGACCGTCAACCAGGAAGGAGCCCGGATCAATGCCGGCGGCCAGCTGCAGGAAATTATAGGCGCTCAGGTCGGCCTGCCCGAGGAAGGACTGACCTTCTTTGGCGGATACGGTCCGGCCGTTTTCCACGGTTGTGACCGCCTGAGCTGAGGAGGGGCTGAAAAGGTTAACCATCACAAACGGATGGCTGCCATATACAGCGCGCTCCATGGAGAGACTTTCTGCCGACGTTTTCGAATAATCGGCCTGCTCCGCCTGGAGGTAGAGCCAGGGGCGGGTTGCGCCGCCGGTGAAGTGGTTCGGCTCGACATAGACATTGAGCTGTTCCACTACATTGAGTGCCAGCACCACCACGAGGGTAATCAGCACAATCACTGTGCAGAGCACCATATCGGAGAAGGATTCATAGATCCCTTCGCTGTCGGATGAGGCTTCATGACGGACTGTCGCACGCATTACGCCACCTTCTGACTTTCGTTATCTGCGTTTTTCGCACTCAGAAAATGCTGAATGGATTCAGCGGCAGTCGAGAGCTGACCGGCAATCTGCAAGGCTTCAGCATCCAGTTTCGCTTTGTTCATGGAAACCATTTCCCCGGTCGCTTCACTGATGGAGGCATGCAGTTTGCCAACGGCATCATTGAGCTCAAGAGCGGTGTCGTCGACCGACAGTTTAAAGTCTGCAAGAGAACCCGAGACGGCATTGCCGGCCTGCTGAACGGCATTGCCGAGGCCATCGAATGAATCATCGATTTTCCGGCCCGATTCCGCCAGCGTTTCGTTCAGGGTGTCAAAGGATTCCTCCAGTGTTTCGCCAGACCGGACAATAGCTTCACTTACAGTACTGATGGATTCCTGCACACCGGTTCCGGCTTCGGCAATCAGTGCGTTATACGAATTCAGGGATTCTTCAATACTTTCGTTGAAAGCGCCCATCTGCTCGGTCATACCGGTTACCGCTTCCCGGGTCGTGCTCATGGCATGTTCGCCCACTTCGGTAATCGAGGTTCTGAACATGGAAAGGGAATCCTGAATAGATTCGGAGATACGGCCGGTAAGGGCATTGATTTCGATCTGCATATGTTCAAAGCTGGAAATGAGTTTGGTCACCTGCTGGTTCAGTGCTTCTTCATGGCTTTCCAGTTTAACCGCGAGATTTCTGTCTGCATATTCTGCTGCTTCGGAGCAGAGTTCAGAGAGCGAATTCAATTGTGAAACCGCTACGGCACGCAGAATGAG from Verrucomicrobia bacterium S94 carries:
- a CDS encoding exodeoxyribonuclease VII small subunit — protein: MAEKKSVDFEQSLERLEELVDQMESGELSLEEMIKHFEEGSKLVEVCTKKLNEVEQKIEKLVKKDGELQEVPFEVEE
- a CDS encoding trypsin-like serine protease; this translates as MTRQRTVLIGFCVLMVGSAFISALNRQRTSEEPAHRRTDIPESHFTPRQRPVSAHNPARAYSDAIADAIDKVMPSVVVIRTQNLTLKRERVALDPFGIYQGYRNVEEHNKGEGSGVIIDEQGHVLTSWHVIENAVGGEVILNDGTRMSAVVVGYDKATDLAVLKIKDAGNDCPAVEFGDSDRVRVGEVAIAIGSPFSLQRTATVGHVSSKGRKVDILPYEDFIQTDAAINEGNSGGPLVDADGRMIGINTAKKTDDQQKGVGIAFAVPSNLAMVVAKSIIETGKHEWPWIGVTFRNKDQAYRDEMYGGTGAYIDQVWNNTPASRAELIPGTSVLAVDGRKVESVEDIDRIIFSKSVGDTVRFTLEYEEGQFDVELPLEKFPGSLFN